In Streptomyces sp. P3, one DNA window encodes the following:
- the tig gene encoding trigger factor produces MKSAVETLNPTRVRLSIEVPFEELKDSLDAAYKKINQQVTVKGFRKGKIPARVIDQRFGRGAVLEEAVNDALPKFYTEAVNEAEIDVLGQPEVDITELKDGETLNFTAEVDVRPALELPEDFSSIEVEVDAVEVTDEDIDKSVEQLRERFASTSPVERAAEDGDVVTVDLEAKVDGEVLEDGVASGVSYTIGSGELLEGIDEAVKGLEAGGETTFTSELKGGSAAGKEAEVTVKVTQVAARELPELDDEFAQLASEFDTLDELKADSRKRLENMKQYDQATQAQERVLEKLLELVEVPVPEKLLEDEVNTRKHNLEHHQLGQMGLDLDKYLEIQGKTAEEFETETREAAVKGIKTQFVLDELVKREKLNVNQEELTEHLMRRAASSGMSPDQFAQAVVEGGQVPLLVGEVARGKALATVVESATVKDTNGEIIDLDDEDEAEDTPETAEAAEAAVETEEQPEEKPEA; encoded by the coding sequence GTGAAGAGCGCCGTGGAGACCCTGAACCCGACTCGGGTTCGGCTCAGCATCGAGGTGCCCTTCGAGGAGCTCAAGGACAGCCTCGACGCGGCGTACAAGAAGATCAACCAGCAGGTCACGGTGAAGGGCTTCCGCAAGGGCAAGATTCCCGCCCGGGTCATCGACCAGCGCTTCGGCCGTGGCGCCGTGCTGGAGGAGGCCGTCAACGACGCGCTTCCGAAGTTCTACACCGAGGCGGTCAACGAGGCGGAGATCGACGTCCTCGGCCAGCCCGAGGTCGACATCACGGAGCTGAAGGACGGCGAGACGCTGAACTTCACCGCCGAGGTCGACGTCCGTCCCGCCCTCGAGCTCCCCGAGGACTTCTCCTCCATCGAGGTCGAGGTCGACGCCGTCGAGGTGACGGACGAGGACATCGACAAGTCGGTCGAGCAGCTTCGTGAGCGCTTCGCCTCGACCTCCCCGGTCGAGCGTGCCGCCGAGGACGGCGACGTCGTGACCGTCGACCTGGAGGCCAAGGTCGACGGCGAGGTCCTCGAGGACGGCGTCGCCAGCGGCGTCTCCTACACCATCGGCTCGGGCGAGCTGCTGGAAGGCATCGACGAGGCCGTCAAGGGCCTGGAGGCCGGTGGCGAGACCACCTTCACCTCCGAGCTGAAGGGTGGTTCCGCGGCCGGCAAGGAGGCCGAGGTCACCGTCAAGGTCACCCAGGTCGCCGCCCGCGAGCTCCCCGAGCTGGACGACGAGTTCGCGCAGCTCGCCTCCGAGTTCGACACCCTCGACGAGCTCAAGGCGGACAGCCGCAAGCGCCTCGAGAACATGAAGCAGTACGACCAGGCCACGCAGGCCCAGGAGCGCGTCCTCGAGAAGCTGCTGGAGCTCGTCGAGGTGCCCGTCCCCGAGAAGCTGCTCGAGGACGAGGTCAACACCCGCAAGCACAACCTCGAGCACCACCAGCTCGGCCAGATGGGCCTCGACCTCGACAAGTACCTGGAGATCCAGGGCAAGACCGCCGAGGAGTTCGAGACCGAGACCCGTGAGGCCGCGGTCAAGGGCATCAAGACCCAGTTCGTGCTCGACGAGCTCGTCAAGCGCGAGAAGCTGAACGTCAACCAGGAGGAGCTCACCGAGCACCTCATGCGCCGTGCCGCCTCCTCCGGCATGTCCCCCGACCAGTTCGCCCAGGCGGTCGTCGAGGGCGGCCAGGTTCCGCTCCTGGTCGGCGAGGTCGCCCGCGGCAAGGCGCTCGCCACGGTCGTCGAGTCCGCCACGGTGAAGGACACCAACGGCGAGATCATCGACCTGGACGACGAGGACGAGGCCGAGGACACCCCGGAGACCGCAGAGGCCGCCGAGGCCGCTGTCGAGACCGAGGAGCAGCCTGAGGAGAAGCCCGAGGCCTGA